In Fundulus heteroclitus isolate FHET01 chromosome 16, MU-UCD_Fhet_4.1, whole genome shotgun sequence, a single genomic region encodes these proteins:
- the LOC118566270 gene encoding ataxin-7-like protein 3 isoform X1, giving the protein MKMEEKPLSGPDNTRLEALMQDIYSELVEDACLGLCFEVHRAVKQGYFFLDETDQDSIKEFEIVDQPGVDIFGQVFNQWKNKECECPNCKRLIAASRFAPHLEKCLGMGRNSSRIANRRLASNNNISKSESDQEDNDDLNDNDWSYGAEKKSKKRKSDKNQNSPRRSKSLKHKNGELGTSISSDPYKQYNYNAGISYESLAPNEVRSLLTTQCGVISEHTKKMCTRSHRCPQHTDDQRRAIRLFLLGPSVPTLPDVDGDGFDVPDSQAVLSRLQWEDSPDISPADSASSKASGNHSDSRRPKKKKKPAAVAAALSMSGGGGGVNLMGVSGAVSQSTISLSTKKKKPKAAAAAAPSVSSIFNELN; this is encoded by the exons ATGAAAATGGAGGAAAAGCCCCTCTCAGGCCCAGACAACACCAGGCTGGAG GCCCTGATGCAAGACATCTACTCCGAGCTGGTGGAAGACGCCTGTTTGGGCCTGTGTTTTGAGGTGCACCGTGCCGTTAAACAGGGCTACTTCTTCTTGGATGAAACGGACCAAGACAGCATAAAGGAGTTTG AGATAGTGGATCAGCCTGGAGTGGACATATTTGGTCAGGTGTTTAATCAGTGGAAGAATAAAGAGTGCGAGTGTCCAAACTGCAAGAGGTTAATCGCGGCGTCTCGCTTTGCTCCACACCTGGAAAAGTGTCTCGGCATGGGACGCAACAGCAGCCGCATCGCCAACCGCAG GCTAGCCAGCAATAACAACATCAGCAAATCGGAGAGTGATCAGGAAGACAACGATGACCTTAACGACAACGACTGGTCATACGGAGCAGAGAAGAAAT CCAAGAAGAGAAAGTCAGATAag AATCAGAACTCCCCAAGAAGATCCAAATCTCTTAAACACAAGAACG GTGAGCTTGGGACCAGCATCAGTTCAGATCCCTACAAG CAGTACAACTACAATGCTGGCATCAGTTATGAAAGCTTGGCACCGAATGAAGTCAGATCCTTATTGACAACA caatgTGGGGTGATCTCTGAGCACACCAAGAAGATGTGCACAAG GTCTCACCGATGTCCACAGCACACAGACGATCAGAGGAGGGCCATCAGGTTGTTCCTCCTGGGGCCGTCCGT GCCGACGCTTCCCGACGTCGACGGCGACGGCTTCGACGTCCCCGACAGCCAGGCGGTGCTGAGCCGCCTGCAGTGGGAGGACTCCCCGGACATCTCCCCCGCTGACTCCGCCTCGTCAAAAGCCA GCGGCAACCATTCAGATTCCAGGAGgcccaagaagaagaagaagccggCGGCGGTGGCGGCGGCTCTGAGCATGAGCGGCGGAGGGGGAGGCGTGAATCTGATGGGGGTCAGCGGCGCCGTCTCTCAGAGTACCATCAGCTTATCGACCAAAAAGAAGAAGCCCAAagcagcggcggcagcagcgCCTTCCGTCTCAAGTATCTTTAACGAATTAAACTAG
- the LOC118566270 gene encoding ataxin-7-like protein 3 isoform X2 yields MKMEEKPLSGPDNTRLEALMQDIYSELVEDACLGLCFEVHRAVKQGYFFLDETDQDSIKEFEIVDQPGVDIFGQVFNQWKNKECECPNCKRLIAASRFAPHLEKCLGMGRNSSRIANRRLASNNNISKSESDQEDNDDLNDNDWSYGAEKKSKKRKSDKNQNSPRRSKSLKHKNGELGTSISSDPYKYNYNAGISYESLAPNEVRSLLTTQCGVISEHTKKMCTRSHRCPQHTDDQRRAIRLFLLGPSVPTLPDVDGDGFDVPDSQAVLSRLQWEDSPDISPADSASSKASGNHSDSRRPKKKKKPAAVAAALSMSGGGGGVNLMGVSGAVSQSTISLSTKKKKPKAAAAAAPSVSSIFNELN; encoded by the exons ATGAAAATGGAGGAAAAGCCCCTCTCAGGCCCAGACAACACCAGGCTGGAG GCCCTGATGCAAGACATCTACTCCGAGCTGGTGGAAGACGCCTGTTTGGGCCTGTGTTTTGAGGTGCACCGTGCCGTTAAACAGGGCTACTTCTTCTTGGATGAAACGGACCAAGACAGCATAAAGGAGTTTG AGATAGTGGATCAGCCTGGAGTGGACATATTTGGTCAGGTGTTTAATCAGTGGAAGAATAAAGAGTGCGAGTGTCCAAACTGCAAGAGGTTAATCGCGGCGTCTCGCTTTGCTCCACACCTGGAAAAGTGTCTCGGCATGGGACGCAACAGCAGCCGCATCGCCAACCGCAG GCTAGCCAGCAATAACAACATCAGCAAATCGGAGAGTGATCAGGAAGACAACGATGACCTTAACGACAACGACTGGTCATACGGAGCAGAGAAGAAAT CCAAGAAGAGAAAGTCAGATAag AATCAGAACTCCCCAAGAAGATCCAAATCTCTTAAACACAAGAACG GTGAGCTTGGGACCAGCATCAGTTCAGATCCCTACAAG TACAACTACAATGCTGGCATCAGTTATGAAAGCTTGGCACCGAATGAAGTCAGATCCTTATTGACAACA caatgTGGGGTGATCTCTGAGCACACCAAGAAGATGTGCACAAG GTCTCACCGATGTCCACAGCACACAGACGATCAGAGGAGGGCCATCAGGTTGTTCCTCCTGGGGCCGTCCGT GCCGACGCTTCCCGACGTCGACGGCGACGGCTTCGACGTCCCCGACAGCCAGGCGGTGCTGAGCCGCCTGCAGTGGGAGGACTCCCCGGACATCTCCCCCGCTGACTCCGCCTCGTCAAAAGCCA GCGGCAACCATTCAGATTCCAGGAGgcccaagaagaagaagaagccggCGGCGGTGGCGGCGGCTCTGAGCATGAGCGGCGGAGGGGGAGGCGTGAATCTGATGGGGGTCAGCGGCGCCGTCTCTCAGAGTACCATCAGCTTATCGACCAAAAAGAAGAAGCCCAAagcagcggcggcagcagcgCCTTCCGTCTCAAGTATCTTTAACGAATTAAACTAG